A genomic segment from Carassius auratus strain Wakin chromosome 25, ASM336829v1, whole genome shotgun sequence encodes:
- the LOC113043788 gene encoding RNA-binding Raly-like protein isoform X2, producing MILLRSQHRSLQSHLCCLSYLDESMTGVLPPSKQRSGMKRPRNEPYRVFDYQHVPTIPCDFASFRRMCSSPSSSSEALRQSREKPQSRHKSRSRGIQLKMEELVCIKKELTVIKSQIDELLDSLERMDPQSQELSGDGVTFSPLHGSVSSVDDSSGSPPPLRTERDTQSPQTADCSDEDRQHVNYYESDLLYM from the exons CGCACTTGTGCTGTCTTTCTTATTTAGACGAAAGCATGACGGGAGTTTTGCCACCCTCCAAACAGAGATCCGGTATGAAGCGACCTCGTAATGAGCCTTACAG GGTTTTCGACTATCAACATGTTCCGACCATCCCATGTGACTTTGCATCTTTTCGACGGATGTGTTCATCGCCCTCTTCATCTTCCGAAGCCCTGCGGCAAAGCAGAGAAAAACCTCAGAGCAGACACAAGTCCAGGAGCAGAGGGATCCAGC TGAAAATGGAGGAGCTGGTGTGCATTAAGAAAGAACTGACAGTGATTAAATCACAGATAGATGAGCTGCTGGACAGTCTGGAGCGGATGGACCCTCAAAGCCAAGAGCTGTCCG GAGATGGTGTGACGTTCTCTCCGCTCCATGGCTCTGTGAGCAGTGTGGATGATTCGTCTGGTAGCCCTCCTCCCCTGAGGACAGAAAGAGACACACAGAGCCCACAGACTGCAGACTGCAGTGATGAAGACAGAcagcat GTTAATTACTATGAATCAGATTTGCTCTACATGTAA
- the LOC113043788 gene encoding RNA-binding Raly-like protein isoform X1: MILLRSQHRSLQCKSHLCCLSYLDESMTGVLPPSKQRSGMKRPRNEPYRVFDYQHVPTIPCDFASFRRMCSSPSSSSEALRQSREKPQSRHKSRSRGIQLKMEELVCIKKELTVIKSQIDELLDSLERMDPQSQELSGDGVTFSPLHGSVSSVDDSSGSPPPLRTERDTQSPQTADCSDEDRQHVNYYESDLLYM; the protein is encoded by the exons CGCACTTGTGCTGTCTTTCTTATTTAGACGAAAGCATGACGGGAGTTTTGCCACCCTCCAAACAGAGATCCGGTATGAAGCGACCTCGTAATGAGCCTTACAG GGTTTTCGACTATCAACATGTTCCGACCATCCCATGTGACTTTGCATCTTTTCGACGGATGTGTTCATCGCCCTCTTCATCTTCCGAAGCCCTGCGGCAAAGCAGAGAAAAACCTCAGAGCAGACACAAGTCCAGGAGCAGAGGGATCCAGC TGAAAATGGAGGAGCTGGTGTGCATTAAGAAAGAACTGACAGTGATTAAATCACAGATAGATGAGCTGCTGGACAGTCTGGAGCGGATGGACCCTCAAAGCCAAGAGCTGTCCG GAGATGGTGTGACGTTCTCTCCGCTCCATGGCTCTGTGAGCAGTGTGGATGATTCGTCTGGTAGCCCTCCTCCCCTGAGGACAGAAAGAGACACACAGAGCCCACAGACTGCAGACTGCAGTGATGAAGACAGAcagcat GTTAATTACTATGAATCAGATTTGCTCTACATGTAA
- the LOC113043788 gene encoding RNA-binding Raly-like protein isoform X3, whose protein sequence is MILLRSQHRSLQCKYESMTGVLPPSKQRSGMKRPRNEPYRVFDYQHVPTIPCDFASFRRMCSSPSSSSEALRQSREKPQSRHKSRSRGIQLKMEELVCIKKELTVIKSQIDELLDSLERMDPQSQELSGDGVTFSPLHGSVSSVDDSSGSPPPLRTERDTQSPQTADCSDEDRQHVNYYESDLLYM, encoded by the exons ACGAAAGCATGACGGGAGTTTTGCCACCCTCCAAACAGAGATCCGGTATGAAGCGACCTCGTAATGAGCCTTACAG GGTTTTCGACTATCAACATGTTCCGACCATCCCATGTGACTTTGCATCTTTTCGACGGATGTGTTCATCGCCCTCTTCATCTTCCGAAGCCCTGCGGCAAAGCAGAGAAAAACCTCAGAGCAGACACAAGTCCAGGAGCAGAGGGATCCAGC TGAAAATGGAGGAGCTGGTGTGCATTAAGAAAGAACTGACAGTGATTAAATCACAGATAGATGAGCTGCTGGACAGTCTGGAGCGGATGGACCCTCAAAGCCAAGAGCTGTCCG GAGATGGTGTGACGTTCTCTCCGCTCCATGGCTCTGTGAGCAGTGTGGATGATTCGTCTGGTAGCCCTCCTCCCCTGAGGACAGAAAGAGACACACAGAGCCCACAGACTGCAGACTGCAGTGATGAAGACAGAcagcat GTTAATTACTATGAATCAGATTTGCTCTACATGTAA
- the LOC113043788 gene encoding RNA-binding Raly-like protein isoform X4 has product MILLRSQHRSLQYESMTGVLPPSKQRSGMKRPRNEPYRVFDYQHVPTIPCDFASFRRMCSSPSSSSEALRQSREKPQSRHKSRSRGIQLKMEELVCIKKELTVIKSQIDELLDSLERMDPQSQELSGDGVTFSPLHGSVSSVDDSSGSPPPLRTERDTQSPQTADCSDEDRQHVNYYESDLLYM; this is encoded by the exons ACGAAAGCATGACGGGAGTTTTGCCACCCTCCAAACAGAGATCCGGTATGAAGCGACCTCGTAATGAGCCTTACAG GGTTTTCGACTATCAACATGTTCCGACCATCCCATGTGACTTTGCATCTTTTCGACGGATGTGTTCATCGCCCTCTTCATCTTCCGAAGCCCTGCGGCAAAGCAGAGAAAAACCTCAGAGCAGACACAAGTCCAGGAGCAGAGGGATCCAGC TGAAAATGGAGGAGCTGGTGTGCATTAAGAAAGAACTGACAGTGATTAAATCACAGATAGATGAGCTGCTGGACAGTCTGGAGCGGATGGACCCTCAAAGCCAAGAGCTGTCCG GAGATGGTGTGACGTTCTCTCCGCTCCATGGCTCTGTGAGCAGTGTGGATGATTCGTCTGGTAGCCCTCCTCCCCTGAGGACAGAAAGAGACACACAGAGCCCACAGACTGCAGACTGCAGTGATGAAGACAGAcagcat GTTAATTACTATGAATCAGATTTGCTCTACATGTAA